A single region of the Nicotiana sylvestris chromosome 6, ASM39365v2, whole genome shotgun sequence genome encodes:
- the LOC138871245 gene encoding uncharacterized protein, with protein MFFNGAVNAKGVGIGAILISPTGQHYPATAQHRFFCTNNTTEYEACIVGMNMAIDQDVKELVIMGDSDLIIRQAQGEWETRDVKLIPYRQHVEDISKWFKFVEFKCVPRFHNELADALTTLSSMFPYPGNVHIDPLEIQIRERHGYCNTVEVEPNVQPWYHYIKMFLNTKEYPEQASGDQKRTIRRLAGGFFLSREVLTKRTPDLNLLRCVDA; from the coding sequence atgttctttaaTGGAGCGGTGAAtgcaaaaggtgtcgggattggggcaatcttgatctcgccCACAGGTCAGCACTACCCAGCCACAGCCCAACatcggtttttctgcacaaacaacactaccgagtatgaagcctgcattgtGGGCATGAATATGGCAATTGATCAAGATGTGAAAGAATTagtaatcatgggagattcggatctgattatccgacaggctcaaggagaatgggaaactcgggacgTCAAGCTTATACCatacaggcaacatgtggaagatatTAGCAAATGGTTTAAATTCGTTGAGTTTAAGTGCGTTCCTCggtttcacaatgagttagccgaTGCACTCACTACCTTGTCCTCGATGTTTCCATATCCAGGCAACGTCCACATTGACCCGTTGGAAATACAAATccgagaaaggcatggttattgcAATACTGTCGAGGTAGAACcaaatgttcagccatggtatcattaTATCAAGATGTTTTTGAATACAAaggaatatcccgagcaagccagtggagatcaaaagagaaccattagaaggcttgcCGGTGGCTTCTTCTTAAGCAGAGAAGTTTTGACCAAAAGGACTCCAGATTTGAACCTTTTGAGATGTGTGGATGCCTAA